A region of Thermus oshimai DSM 12092 DNA encodes the following proteins:
- a CDS encoding cytochrome c, whose product MYRNDPVLPTFSLILALGLFYAAYLDGLYIARLLGHTPEELSVGQIGLMAFGAVLLLYGLMGLISYWLEGLELRPGRHFPTPATAPVAAGVILALLLTALSGFFVRLIVYSAQTGHNPTWLQGLVFGGMSLVVAALLGVYRRFFGREEVITEEEKSGFPW is encoded by the coding sequence ATGTACCGGAACGATCCCGTTCTCCCCACCTTTAGCCTCATCCTGGCCCTGGGCCTCTTCTACGCGGCCTACCTGGATGGCCTCTACATCGCCAGGCTCTTGGGCCACACCCCCGAGGAGCTTTCCGTGGGCCAGATCGGCCTCATGGCCTTCGGGGCGGTCCTCCTCCTCTACGGCCTCATGGGCCTCATCTCCTACTGGTTGGAAGGCCTAGAGCTCCGCCCGGGCCGGCACTTCCCCACCCCCGCCACCGCCCCGGTGGCCGCGGGCGTGATCCTGGCCCTCCTCCTCACCGCCCTTTCCGGCTTCTTCGTGCGCCTCATCGTCTACTCCGCCCAGACGGGGCACAACCCCACCTGGCTCCAGGGCCTCGTCTTCGGGGGCATGAGCCTGGTGGTGGCGGCCCTCCTCGGCGTTTACCGGCGCTTCTTCGGCCGGGAAGAGGTCATCACCGAGGAGGAGAAGAGCGGCTTTCCCTGGTAA
- a CDS encoding c-type cytochrome: MVVDRMEVYLDEAKEPLAVLKEPPYRLHLDTRKIPDGEHRLRIVTHFRGGGQEVREVPFTVNNYPDVLVLGVDEGGEVSGTVELRLSVGEPDLPVEPVRVNPLWYVVATVVVLGGIWSYFALSPAAEKIVAEVAPPAQEAAHGEGAVQPAAGVDPALMEKGKAIYEAHCAACHQATGQGMPPAFPALAGNANLQDAAMVLNVIKNGRGAMPAVGAAFSEEELKAVATYIRNSWGNSFGPVE; this comes from the coding sequence ATGGTCGTAGACCGCATGGAAGTCTACCTGGACGAGGCGAAGGAACCCCTAGCCGTCCTCAAGGAGCCCCCGTATCGGCTCCACCTGGACACCCGCAAGATCCCCGACGGCGAGCACCGGCTACGCATCGTCACCCACTTCCGGGGAGGGGGGCAGGAGGTGCGGGAGGTCCCCTTCACCGTAAACAACTACCCCGACGTCCTGGTCCTGGGGGTGGACGAGGGGGGGGAGGTCTCGGGCACGGTGGAACTGCGCCTTTCCGTGGGGGAGCCCGACCTCCCGGTGGAGCCCGTGCGCGTTAACCCCCTCTGGTACGTGGTGGCCACGGTGGTGGTCCTGGGGGGGATCTGGAGCTACTTCGCCCTTTCCCCCGCCGCGGAGAAGATCGTGGCCGAGGTGGCCCCTCCGGCCCAGGAGGCCGCCCACGGGGAGGGGGCGGTCCAGCCCGCCGCGGGCGTGGACCCCGCCCTCATGGAGAAGGGCAAGGCCATCTACGAGGCCCACTGCGCCGCCTGCCACCAGGCCACGGGCCAGGGGATGCCCCCGGCCTTCCCGGCCCTGGCGGGGAACGCCAACCTGCAGGACGCGGCCATGGTCCTGAACGTCATCAAGAACGGCCGGGGGGCCATGCCCGCGGTGGGGGCGGCCTTCAGCGAGGAGGAGCTCAAGGCGGTGGCCACCTACATCCGCAACAGCTGGGGCAACAGCTTCGGCCCCGTGGAGTGA
- a CDS encoding ubiquinol-cytochrome c reductase iron-sulfur subunit, whose product MDEREIRLRTSRRRLFLKAAIGTGIGVSLVSAFYVGASLRPKVVVTPDKEPLKPGDILVFAQGGGQGKPIRPEDLKPGDPFILAYPMDPKTQVVKSGEAKNTLLVVRYPPEELSPETAEHAVDGIVAYSAVCTHLGCIVSQWVADKGAALCPCHGGTFDLKTGARIVAGPPPRPIPQLPLKVEGGVLVAAGEFLGPVGVQASAGSCRLV is encoded by the coding sequence ATGGACGAGCGCGAGATCCGTCTACGCACCTCGAGGCGCCGCCTCTTCCTCAAGGCGGCCATCGGCACGGGCATCGGGGTTTCCCTGGTTTCGGCCTTCTACGTGGGGGCGAGCCTCCGGCCCAAGGTGGTGGTCACCCCCGACAAGGAGCCCTTAAAGCCGGGGGACATCCTGGTCTTCGCCCAAGGGGGAGGCCAGGGGAAGCCCATACGCCCGGAGGACCTGAAGCCCGGCGACCCCTTCATCCTGGCCTACCCCATGGACCCCAAGACCCAGGTGGTGAAGAGCGGGGAGGCCAAGAACACCCTCCTCGTGGTCCGCTACCCTCCAGAGGAGCTGTCCCCGGAAACCGCAGAGCACGCGGTGGACGGGATCGTGGCCTACTCCGCGGTCTGCACCCACCTGGGGTGCATCGTGAGCCAGTGGGTGGCGGACAAGGGGGCGGCCCTCTGCCCCTGCCACGGCGGCACCTTTGACCTGAAGACGGGGGCCCGCATCGTGGCCGGCCCCCCGCCCAGGCCCATCCCCCAGCTCCCCCTCAAGGTGGAAGGGGGGGTCTTGGTGGCCGCCGGGGAGTTCTTGGGTCCGGTGGGCGTGCAGGCTTCCGCTGGAAGCTGCCGCCTGGTGTAG
- a CDS encoding cytochrome b: MYKWLDERLDLSGLYQKVLRKAFPVHHSFFLGEITLFAFIVLVLTGIFLTLNYEPSIREVKLPDGRTVPAAYGSVLYIDSLPFGAVIRSLHHWSAHVMIAAAFLHMLRILLSGAYKKPRELNYLVGLALLGLSVVTAFTGYALPYDNYAVTATRIGYGIATSIPWIGEGLAQIMFGGEFPGSEKSIPRLYSLHVLWLPLALMALIGLHLLVMMKQKHTQPRYAERVAPGKILGVPMYPQQMVMMGILFALYVGLMTIIAGAFLAHPIEAFGPPTPNTPAVKPDWYFLWIYGILQIIPSSWEFHLFGATIGPEFIGGAIVPGLLGLVGLLLPFVDTRKDKMRYLELPSEHPVRTSVILALLVFFLMSTLAGYKIDFQQQGSLLGNNAVLWTLVLGGPLLTFFLSYTLMRIFYGKKEERAL, translated from the coding sequence ATGTACAAGTGGCTGGACGAACGCCTAGACCTCTCGGGGCTTTACCAAAAGGTCCTCCGCAAGGCCTTCCCCGTGCACCATAGCTTCTTCCTGGGGGAGATCACCCTCTTCGCCTTCATCGTGCTGGTGCTCACCGGGATCTTCCTCACCCTGAACTACGAGCCCTCCATCCGGGAGGTGAAGCTCCCCGACGGACGCACGGTGCCCGCGGCCTACGGGAGCGTCCTCTACATCGACAGCCTCCCCTTCGGGGCGGTGATCCGGAGCCTCCACCACTGGTCGGCCCACGTGATGATCGCCGCGGCCTTCCTCCACATGCTCCGCATCCTCCTCTCCGGGGCCTACAAGAAGCCCCGGGAGCTCAACTACCTGGTGGGGCTTGCCCTCCTCGGCCTTTCCGTGGTCACCGCCTTCACCGGCTACGCCCTGCCCTACGACAACTACGCGGTGACCGCCACCCGCATCGGCTACGGCATCGCCACCTCCATCCCCTGGATCGGGGAGGGCCTGGCCCAGATCATGTTCGGAGGGGAGTTCCCGGGCTCGGAGAAGTCCATCCCCAGGCTCTATAGCCTGCATGTGCTCTGGCTTCCCCTGGCCCTCATGGCCCTCATCGGCCTCCACCTCCTGGTGATGATGAAGCAGAAGCATACCCAGCCCCGCTACGCCGAGCGCGTGGCCCCGGGGAAGATCCTGGGCGTGCCCATGTACCCCCAGCAGATGGTCATGATGGGCATCCTCTTCGCCCTCTACGTGGGCCTCATGACCATCATCGCCGGGGCCTTCCTGGCCCACCCCATCGAGGCCTTCGGGCCCCCCACCCCCAACACCCCTGCGGTGAAGCCCGACTGGTACTTCCTCTGGATCTACGGCATCCTGCAGATCATCCCCTCCAGCTGGGAGTTCCACCTCTTCGGGGCCACCATCGGGCCGGAGTTCATCGGGGGGGCGATCGTCCCCGGCCTCCTGGGCCTGGTGGGCCTTCTCCTCCCCTTCGTGGACACCCGCAAGGACAAGATGCGCTACCTCGAGCTCCCCTCGGAGCACCCCGTGCGCACCAGCGTCATCCTGGCCCTCCTGGTCTTCTTCCTCATGAGCACCCTGGCGGGGTACAAGATCGACTTCCAGCAGCAGGGCTCCCTCCTGGGGAACAACGCCGTGCTCTGGACCCTGGTCCTAGGGGGTCCCCTCCTCACCTTCTTCCTCTCCTACACCCTGATGCGCATCTTCTACGGCAAAAAGGAAGAAAGGGCCCTGTAG
- a CDS encoding sugar phosphate isomerase/epimerase family protein yields MRLGFSPFNAEMGYEEAFRLAAEEGVDLEVAYDLHEVLPLPEAKALRATGEALGVGFTLHLPFVEVNPASLIPTVRQLSEDRLKRALEFGEALGAKVGVLHTGQVPLRHPMALALAREALERTLSALLPLPFPVALENLALFPEDLIQGPEELKALLDRFPQYGFCLDVGHALVELGPTGPFRYLEALGNRLLHLHLHDNHGARDDHLPVGAGRVPWEGLKGFLQGFSGTAALEVGGGKEGVRRSLLRLRAHP; encoded by the coding sequence GTGAGGCTAGGCTTCAGCCCCTTTAACGCGGAGATGGGCTACGAGGAGGCCTTCCGCCTGGCGGCGGAGGAGGGGGTGGACCTGGAGGTGGCCTACGACCTGCACGAGGTCCTCCCCCTGCCCGAGGCCAAGGCCTTAAGGGCCACGGGGGAGGCCTTGGGGGTGGGCTTTACCCTGCACCTGCCCTTCGTGGAGGTGAACCCCGCAAGCCTCATCCCCACGGTTCGCCAGCTTTCCGAGGACCGCCTAAAGCGGGCCCTGGAGTTTGGGGAGGCCTTGGGGGCTAAGGTGGGGGTCCTGCACACGGGCCAGGTGCCCCTCCGCCACCCCATGGCCCTGGCCCTGGCCCGGGAGGCCCTGGAGAGGACCCTTTCCGCCCTCCTCCCCCTCCCCTTCCCCGTGGCCCTGGAGAACCTGGCCCTCTTCCCCGAGGACCTCATCCAAGGCCCCGAGGAGCTCAAGGCCCTCCTGGACCGCTTCCCCCAGTACGGCTTCTGCCTGGACGTGGGCCACGCCCTGGTGGAGCTTGGGCCCACGGGGCCCTTCCGCTACCTCGAGGCCCTCGGAAACCGCCTCCTCCACCTTCACCTCCACGACAACCACGGGGCACGGGACGACCACCTCCCGGTGGGGGCGGGCCGGGTGCCCTGGGAGGGGTTAAAGGGCTTCTTGCAGGGCTTCTCCGGCACCGCCGCCCTCGAGGTGGGGGGTGGGAAGGAGGGGGTGAGGCGGAGCCTCCTGCGCCTCCGGGCCCACCCTTAA
- a CDS encoding Rieske (2Fe-2S) protein → MWTPVARLSEFREGRLVVRRPEHKRPILLLHTGEEVFALEDLCTHDDGPLHEGEVEEGAIVCPRHGARFDLRTGRGTLPAPRPVKVFPVRVEGEVVYLDL, encoded by the coding sequence ATGTGGACCCCTGTGGCCCGGCTCTCCGAGTTCCGCGAAGGCCGCCTGGTGGTGCGTCGGCCCGAGCACAAGCGGCCCATCCTCCTCCTCCACACGGGGGAGGAGGTCTTCGCCCTGGAGGACCTCTGCACCCACGACGACGGCCCCCTGCACGAGGGGGAGGTGGAGGAGGGGGCCATCGTCTGCCCCCGGCACGGGGCGCGGTTTGACCTGAGGACCGGCCGGGGCACCCTGCCCGCCCCCCGGCCGGTGAAGGTCTTCCCCGTGCGGGTGGAAGGAGAGGTGGTCTACCTGGACCTCTAA